A genomic segment from Nodularia sphaerocarpa UHCC 0038 encodes:
- a CDS encoding isoaspartyl peptidase/L-asparaginase yields MNFTGTPKVIIHGGAGSSLHGKGGLESVRRSLYTVVEAVYSLLLSGATASEAVLLGCQMLEDDPRFNAGTGSVLQSDGQIRMSASLMDGTSGRFSGVINISRVKNPIELVHFLQSSPDRVLSDYGAAELARELQVPSYNALTDLRLHEWMQERQDNFKSTMAGVVAEPELVETSNAGRGTIGVVVLDSSGGLAVGTSTGGKGFERIGRVSDSAMPAGNYATSHAAVSCTGIGEDIIDECLAAKIVVRVTDGMSLPDAMQRSFTEASKNQRDFGAIALDASGAISWGKTSEVLLAAYHDGTSIGDTLEWNNGELVGFC; encoded by the coding sequence ATGAATTTTACAGGTACTCCTAAAGTAATTATTCATGGAGGAGCTGGTAGTTCTCTCCACGGTAAAGGAGGATTAGAGTCGGTGCGTCGCTCACTTTATACGGTGGTAGAGGCTGTCTATTCTCTTCTCCTGTCAGGTGCAACTGCATCTGAGGCGGTGTTGCTGGGTTGCCAAATGTTAGAAGATGACCCCCGCTTTAATGCTGGTACTGGTTCGGTACTGCAATCTGATGGTCAAATCCGCATGAGTGCTTCTTTGATGGATGGCACATCAGGGCGTTTTAGTGGTGTAATTAATATTTCACGGGTGAAAAATCCGATTGAGTTGGTACACTTTTTACAAAGTTCGCCAGATCGGGTACTTTCTGATTACGGTGCGGCTGAACTAGCACGGGAGTTACAAGTTCCTAGCTACAATGCTTTAACTGATTTAAGATTGCATGAATGGATGCAAGAGCGTCAGGATAATTTTAAAAGCACTATGGCTGGTGTGGTCGCCGAACCGGAATTGGTGGAGACCAGTAATGCTGGACGTGGGACTATTGGTGTGGTCGTTTTAGATTCATCAGGTGGGCTGGCTGTTGGCACTTCTACCGGCGGTAAAGGCTTTGAGCGCATTGGTCGAGTCAGTGATTCTGCTATGCCCGCAGGTAATTATGCTACTAGTCATGCGGCAGTTAGCTGTACTGGCATTGGGGAAGATATCATTGATGAATGTCTAGCCGCGAAGATTGTTGTGCGGGTAACTGATGGTATGTCTCTCCCGGATGCGATGCAGCGCTCGTTTACGGAAGCTAGTAAAAATCAGCGCGATTTCGGTGCGATCGCTTTAGATGCATCTGGGGCGATATCATGGGGTAAAACTAGCGAGGTTTTACTTGCTGCTTATCACGATGGCACAAGCATTGGTGATACTTTGGAATGGAATAATGGGGAGTTAGTTGGTTTTTGTTAA
- the glmU gene encoding bifunctional UDP-N-acetylglucosamine diphosphorylase/glucosamine-1-phosphate N-acetyltransferase GlmU, with the protein MVVVAILAAGRGTRMKSHLPKVLHSLGGRSLLERVLDSVEPLSPSRRIVIVGYQAELVKTAMQSPNLEFVEQTQQLGTGHAIQQLLPHLEGYTGDLLVLNGDIPLLRTETLKQLLQTHQENHNAATILTSHLTEPKGYGRVFCNSENIVQQMVEDKDCTAAQKENCRINAGVYCFHWQDLAKVLPHLQANNAQKEYYLTDAVTQVGKVMAVDVADYQEILGINDRLQLATAYEILQKRVKEKWMAAGVTLIDPHSITIDDTVELQPDVIIEPQTHLRGNTTIETGSCIGPGSLIENSHLGENVTVQYSVVTDSIVQTGSRIGPYAHLRGHAVVGANCRVGNFVELKNTQLGDRTNAAHLSYLGDTTTGNKVNIGAGTITANYDGEKKHPTHIGDRTKTGSNSVLVAPVTLGDDVYVAAGSTVTEDVPNDSLVIARSRQVVKQGWQKKKLDNQTT; encoded by the coding sequence ATGGTAGTTGTAGCAATTCTAGCGGCGGGACGCGGCACCAGGATGAAATCACACCTACCCAAAGTTTTACATTCTTTGGGTGGGCGATCGCTACTTGAGAGAGTTCTCGACAGTGTAGAACCACTCTCACCCTCACGGCGAATAGTGATTGTAGGGTATCAAGCAGAATTAGTCAAAACAGCCATGCAGTCCCCCAACTTGGAGTTTGTCGAACAGACTCAACAACTGGGTACAGGTCATGCCATCCAGCAATTATTACCCCATCTTGAGGGTTACACTGGGGATTTGCTGGTGCTAAATGGCGATATACCGTTATTACGCACCGAAACTCTGAAACAGTTATTACAAACTCACCAAGAAAATCACAACGCCGCCACCATCCTCACCTCACACCTAACTGAACCCAAGGGCTACGGGCGGGTTTTTTGTAATAGTGAGAATATTGTGCAGCAAATGGTGGAAGATAAAGATTGTACTGCTGCTCAAAAAGAAAATTGTCGGATTAACGCTGGGGTTTATTGTTTTCATTGGCAGGATTTAGCAAAGGTTCTGCCCCACTTACAAGCAAATAACGCCCAGAAAGAATATTACCTCACCGATGCTGTGACTCAAGTCGGCAAAGTCATGGCTGTTGATGTAGCAGATTACCAAGAAATTTTGGGAATTAATGATCGCCTGCAACTAGCAACAGCTTACGAAATTTTGCAAAAGCGTGTCAAGGAAAAATGGATGGCGGCTGGTGTCACCCTGATTGATCCGCATAGCATTACCATTGATGACACCGTAGAATTACAGCCAGATGTGATTATTGAACCGCAAACCCACCTGCGGGGAAATACGACCATTGAAACAGGGAGTTGCATTGGCCCTGGGAGTTTAATTGAAAATAGTCACTTGGGTGAAAATGTTACAGTGCAGTATTCTGTAGTTACAGATAGCATTGTGCAGACAGGCAGCAGAATTGGCCCTTATGCTCATTTACGTGGTCATGCAGTAGTAGGTGCTAATTGCCGTGTGGGTAATTTTGTGGAATTGAAAAATACTCAGTTAGGCGATCGCACTAACGCCGCACATTTATCATACTTAGGAGATACAACAACAGGTAATAAAGTGAACATTGGGGCAGGTACAATTACTGCCAACTACGACGGGGAGAAAAAACATCCTACCCACATAGGCGATCGCACTAAAACTGGTTCCAATAGCGTTTTAGTAGCACCAGTCACATTAGGAGATGATGTTTATGTAGCCGCAGGTTCAACCGTCACAGAAGATGTACCTAATGATTCCTTAGTAATTGCCCGTAGTCGTCAAGTAGTTAAACAAGGTTGGCAAAAGAAAAAACTTGACAATCAAACCACTTAA
- a CDS encoding HD-GYP domain-containing protein: protein MISWNSNCTDSTEEFGGSSNHFKKIHNIDANHALELRNLAGDPLDLAQSDFQSEQTQVAPAAIKSDINYSYDSLFSITPQATDSTVVNGFDSELPTVLVVDDHTASRITAAALLSMEGYDVIEAESGPTALLLVKRKQPDLILLDVMMPIMDGFEVCQLLKQDEHTRLIPIIFITALNDKRSLIRGIEVGGDDFLSKPFDNVELVARVKSLVRQKRLNEDLDHAEKVLFSVARAIESRDPNTGDHCERLVKLGKAFGEYLHLSRYRIRDLMWGGYLHDIGKVGIPDAVLLKKGKLTPEDWIIMKQHVLIGEKICLPLRSMKGVIPIIRHHHERWDGSGYPDGLKGDDIPYLAQVFQIIDIYDALTSERPYKKAFTVEEAISIMQQETDSGWRNPQLVQQFIEFIRFCTQN, encoded by the coding sequence GTGATTTCATGGAATTCCAACTGTACAGACTCTACAGAAGAATTTGGAGGGTCATCAAACCACTTCAAAAAAATACATAATATCGATGCCAATCATGCACTAGAATTGCGAAATTTGGCAGGTGATCCCTTAGACTTAGCTCAAAGTGATTTCCAGTCCGAACAGACACAAGTAGCTCCGGCTGCGATCAAAAGTGATATTAATTATAGTTACGATTCGTTATTTTCTATAACTCCACAAGCCACAGATTCTACAGTAGTGAACGGTTTTGATTCAGAATTGCCGACAGTTTTAGTAGTTGATGATCATACAGCCAGTCGGATCACTGCTGCTGCTCTCTTGTCGATGGAAGGATACGACGTGATTGAGGCGGAAAGTGGTCCTACTGCTTTATTGCTGGTGAAACGAAAACAACCAGATTTAATTTTGCTGGATGTGATGATGCCGATCATGGATGGGTTTGAAGTTTGTCAATTGCTTAAGCAAGATGAACATACTAGGCTGATACCAATAATTTTTATAACAGCTTTAAATGACAAGCGATCGCTCATCCGAGGAATTGAAGTCGGGGGGGATGATTTTCTTAGCAAACCTTTTGACAATGTAGAACTAGTCGCACGTGTAAAATCTTTGGTGCGGCAAAAGCGTTTGAATGAAGACTTAGATCATGCTGAGAAAGTGCTGTTTTCTGTTGCTAGAGCTATTGAAAGTCGTGATCCCAATACAGGCGATCACTGTGAACGGCTGGTGAAACTAGGAAAGGCTTTTGGTGAATACCTCCATCTCTCGCGCTACCGAATTCGAGATTTAATGTGGGGTGGTTATCTTCACGATATCGGTAAGGTGGGTATTCCCGATGCGGTGCTACTGAAAAAAGGCAAACTCACCCCTGAAGATTGGATAATTATGAAGCAGCACGTTTTAATTGGGGAAAAAATCTGTCTCCCACTCCGTAGTATGAAGGGTGTAATTCCTATTATTCGCCATCACCATGAGCGCTGGGATGGATCAGGCTATCCTGATGGACTAAAAGGAGATGATATTCCCTACCTCGCACAAGTATTTCAGATCATTGATATTTACGATGCTTTAACCAGCGAAAGACCTTATAAAAAAGCCTTTACTGTAGAAGAAGCAATATCCATAATGCAGCAAGAAACTGATTCAGGTTGGCGCAATCCCCAGTTAGTGCAGCAGTTTATCGAGTTTATTCGCTTTTGCACCCAAAACTAG